The following coding sequences are from one Dermacentor andersoni chromosome 5, qqDerAnde1_hic_scaffold, whole genome shotgun sequence window:
- the LOC129385071 gene encoding malate dehydrogenase, cytoplasmic-like isoform X1 — protein MSTLISKPSRSTEGVSRRSAENVSRRAPKATGKRPTAAAAPRSQEQLIPDEWDTKKKHGAHVAGKSTTENAATATAVPGVSADAASAHGVADEEAASGARPAEELSASQEEYTTSEHKRRSSASASSNVEQQRDAAYQKLHKHARERPDELNSEEEPFVKPGTMRPKPPPPPQQVAKGTPTSSRTKVAEAAQPRGKEPAAPRANFEEEVLRTVKQVEKKPSGHSTPMSKTFPAMSEQEFLSRVGSHIVVRQQEPVVPKDPIRVLVTAVTTELSYRMLIPMVRGDVFGGDQPIVLHLYDESENISDLHGIAMEIEDCSFALLKQVVFTGEDEVAFLNVDVAFLNDSVPVDGDRALFEKCVQTYAGHGKALSAHAKKTVKVIIAGHPIHTNTYVCTRYAKNIPYENFTGLARLNHNRAVTLLSQRLGVIPNKIVNMIVWGHRGDMLLPDYSRSVVIKKAKRYKISDLVSRDYLDEGLPEDVKIREDLVQKLTKHPGILSRAKAACDQMRDWWIGLPAGQFVTMAVLSDGLYGVPPDLVFSYPVFIDNSRSWKVVQGISVNENLRNCITESAKDLERERDEAMEICTELAL, from the exons ATGTCAACGCTCATTTCTAAGCCGAGTCGCTCTACCGAGGGCGTCTCGCGTAGGTCCGCCGAGAATGTCTCGCGGCGCGCCCCGAAGGCCACGGGAAAAAGACCTACGGCAGCGGCGGCCCCGCGAAGCCAGGAGCAACTCATACCGGACGAGTGGGACACGAAGAAGAAGCACGGAGCCCATGTTGCCGGAAAATCGACGACAGAGAATGCTGCCACGGCGACGGCGGTGCCGGGAGTATCGGCCGACGCCGCCTCCGCGCATGGCGTTGCCGACGAGGAGGCGGCATCGGGTGCGAGGCCAGCCGAGGAGCTCAGCGCTAGCCAGGAGGAATATACGACGTCCGAGCACAAGCGTCGGTCGTCCGCGTCCGCGTCGAGTAACGTGGAGCAGCAAAGAGACGCTGCTTATCAGAAGCTCCATAAGCATGCCAGGGAAAGACCGGACGAGCTGAACAGCGAGGAAGAACCCTTCGTCAAGCCGGGCACGATGAGGCCcaagccaccaccgccaccacagcAAGTCGCCAAGGGAACG CCGACATCTTCGCGGACAAAGGTGGCGGAAGCAGCACAGCCCCGAGGGAAAGAG CCAGCGGCTCCAAGGGCCAACTTTGAAGAGGAAGTGCTGCGCACTGTAAAACAG GTGGAAAAGAAACCCTCGGGCCATTCGACGCCCATGAGCAAAACGTTTCCAGCCATGAGCGAGCAAGAATTTCTGAGCCGAGTTGGGTCCCATATCGTGGTGAGGCAGCAGGAGCCGGTCGTCCCCAAGGACCCCATCCGAGTCCTAGTGACGGCAGTGACGACCGAGCTATCGTACCGCATGCTTATTCCGATGGTGCGTGGCGACGTATTCGGTGGGGACCAGCCGATTGTGCTGCACCTGTATGATGAGAGCGAGAATATATCAGACCTGCACGGCATCGCCATGGAAATCGAGGACTGCTCGTTCGCACTGCTCAAGCAGGTAGTGTTCACCGGAGAAGACGAGGTGGCCTTCCTGAACGTCGACGTGGCCTTCCTGAATGACTCGGTGCCCGTGGATGGGGATCGAGCGTTATTCGAGAAGTGTGTGCAGACGTACGCCGGTCACGGCAAGGCACTCTCGGCGCACGCGAAGAAGACGGTGAAGGTGATCATCGCTGGTCACCCTATTCACACCAACACCTACGTCTGTACCCG GTATGCAAAAAACATTCCTTACGAAAACTTCACGGGTCTGGCTAGGCTCAACCACAACCGTGCTGTCACACTCTTGTCTCAGAGACTGGGCGTCATTCCTAACAAGATCGTCAACATGATCGTCTGGGGTCACCGTGGTGACATGCTCTTGCCAGACTACAGTCGAAGCGTTGTCATCAAGAAGGCGAAACGATATAAGATATCGGACCTAGTGAGCCGCGACTACCTGGACGAAGGACTGCCAGAGGATGTCAAGATTCGCGAGGACCTCGTACAGAAACTCACCAAGCATCCTGGCATCCTGTCTCGGGCCAAAGCTGCCTGCGACCAAATGCGGGACTGGTGGATTGGTCTGCCAGCGGGTCAGTTCGTTACCATGGCAGTGCTCAGCGACGGTCTCTACGGCGTCCCACCCGACCTTGTATTCTCGTACCCGGTGTTCATCGATAACTCTCGCTCGTGGAAAGTGGTACAGGGAATCTCTGTCAATGAAAATCTACGGAACTGCATCACCGAGTCGGCCAAGGACCTCGAGCGGGAACGAGACGAGGCTATGGAGATCTGCACAGAGCTCGCTCTGTGA
- the LOC129385071 gene encoding malate dehydrogenase, cytoplasmic-like isoform X2: MSTLISKPSRSTEGVSRRSAENVSRRAPKATGKRPTAAAAPRSQEQLIPDEWDTKKKHGAHVAGKSTTENAATATAVPGVSADAASAHGVADEEAASGARPAEELSASQEEYTTSEHKRRSSASASSNVEQQRDAAYQKLHKHARERPDELNSEEEPFVKPGTMRPKPPPPPQQVAKGTPTSSRTKVAEAAQPRGKEVEKKPSGHSTPMSKTFPAMSEQEFLSRVGSHIVVRQQEPVVPKDPIRVLVTAVTTELSYRMLIPMVRGDVFGGDQPIVLHLYDESENISDLHGIAMEIEDCSFALLKQVVFTGEDEVAFLNVDVAFLNDSVPVDGDRALFEKCVQTYAGHGKALSAHAKKTVKVIIAGHPIHTNTYVCTRYAKNIPYENFTGLARLNHNRAVTLLSQRLGVIPNKIVNMIVWGHRGDMLLPDYSRSVVIKKAKRYKISDLVSRDYLDEGLPEDVKIREDLVQKLTKHPGILSRAKAACDQMRDWWIGLPAGQFVTMAVLSDGLYGVPPDLVFSYPVFIDNSRSWKVVQGISVNENLRNCITESAKDLERERDEAMEICTELAL, from the exons ATGTCAACGCTCATTTCTAAGCCGAGTCGCTCTACCGAGGGCGTCTCGCGTAGGTCCGCCGAGAATGTCTCGCGGCGCGCCCCGAAGGCCACGGGAAAAAGACCTACGGCAGCGGCGGCCCCGCGAAGCCAGGAGCAACTCATACCGGACGAGTGGGACACGAAGAAGAAGCACGGAGCCCATGTTGCCGGAAAATCGACGACAGAGAATGCTGCCACGGCGACGGCGGTGCCGGGAGTATCGGCCGACGCCGCCTCCGCGCATGGCGTTGCCGACGAGGAGGCGGCATCGGGTGCGAGGCCAGCCGAGGAGCTCAGCGCTAGCCAGGAGGAATATACGACGTCCGAGCACAAGCGTCGGTCGTCCGCGTCCGCGTCGAGTAACGTGGAGCAGCAAAGAGACGCTGCTTATCAGAAGCTCCATAAGCATGCCAGGGAAAGACCGGACGAGCTGAACAGCGAGGAAGAACCCTTCGTCAAGCCGGGCACGATGAGGCCcaagccaccaccgccaccacagcAAGTCGCCAAGGGAACG CCGACATCTTCGCGGACAAAGGTGGCGGAAGCAGCACAGCCCCGAGGGAAAGAG GTGGAAAAGAAACCCTCGGGCCATTCGACGCCCATGAGCAAAACGTTTCCAGCCATGAGCGAGCAAGAATTTCTGAGCCGAGTTGGGTCCCATATCGTGGTGAGGCAGCAGGAGCCGGTCGTCCCCAAGGACCCCATCCGAGTCCTAGTGACGGCAGTGACGACCGAGCTATCGTACCGCATGCTTATTCCGATGGTGCGTGGCGACGTATTCGGTGGGGACCAGCCGATTGTGCTGCACCTGTATGATGAGAGCGAGAATATATCAGACCTGCACGGCATCGCCATGGAAATCGAGGACTGCTCGTTCGCACTGCTCAAGCAGGTAGTGTTCACCGGAGAAGACGAGGTGGCCTTCCTGAACGTCGACGTGGCCTTCCTGAATGACTCGGTGCCCGTGGATGGGGATCGAGCGTTATTCGAGAAGTGTGTGCAGACGTACGCCGGTCACGGCAAGGCACTCTCGGCGCACGCGAAGAAGACGGTGAAGGTGATCATCGCTGGTCACCCTATTCACACCAACACCTACGTCTGTACCCG GTATGCAAAAAACATTCCTTACGAAAACTTCACGGGTCTGGCTAGGCTCAACCACAACCGTGCTGTCACACTCTTGTCTCAGAGACTGGGCGTCATTCCTAACAAGATCGTCAACATGATCGTCTGGGGTCACCGTGGTGACATGCTCTTGCCAGACTACAGTCGAAGCGTTGTCATCAAGAAGGCGAAACGATATAAGATATCGGACCTAGTGAGCCGCGACTACCTGGACGAAGGACTGCCAGAGGATGTCAAGATTCGCGAGGACCTCGTACAGAAACTCACCAAGCATCCTGGCATCCTGTCTCGGGCCAAAGCTGCCTGCGACCAAATGCGGGACTGGTGGATTGGTCTGCCAGCGGGTCAGTTCGTTACCATGGCAGTGCTCAGCGACGGTCTCTACGGCGTCCCACCCGACCTTGTATTCTCGTACCCGGTGTTCATCGATAACTCTCGCTCGTGGAAAGTGGTACAGGGAATCTCTGTCAATGAAAATCTACGGAACTGCATCACCGAGTCGGCCAAGGACCTCGAGCGGGAACGAGACGAGGCTATGGAGATCTGCACAGAGCTCGCTCTGTGA
- the LOC129385071 gene encoding malate dehydrogenase, cytoplasmic-like isoform X3 — translation MSTLISKPSRSTEGVSRRSAENVSRRAPKATGKRPTAAAAPRSQEQLIPDEWDTKKKHGAHVAGKSTTENAATATAVPGVSADAASAHGVADEEAASGARPAEELSASQEEYTTSEHKRRSSASASSNVEQQRDAAYQKLHKHARERPDELNSEEEPFVKPGTMRPKPPPPPQQVAKGTPAAPRANFEEEVLRTVKQVEKKPSGHSTPMSKTFPAMSEQEFLSRVGSHIVVRQQEPVVPKDPIRVLVTAVTTELSYRMLIPMVRGDVFGGDQPIVLHLYDESENISDLHGIAMEIEDCSFALLKQVVFTGEDEVAFLNVDVAFLNDSVPVDGDRALFEKCVQTYAGHGKALSAHAKKTVKVIIAGHPIHTNTYVCTRYAKNIPYENFTGLARLNHNRAVTLLSQRLGVIPNKIVNMIVWGHRGDMLLPDYSRSVVIKKAKRYKISDLVSRDYLDEGLPEDVKIREDLVQKLTKHPGILSRAKAACDQMRDWWIGLPAGQFVTMAVLSDGLYGVPPDLVFSYPVFIDNSRSWKVVQGISVNENLRNCITESAKDLERERDEAMEICTELAL, via the exons ATGTCAACGCTCATTTCTAAGCCGAGTCGCTCTACCGAGGGCGTCTCGCGTAGGTCCGCCGAGAATGTCTCGCGGCGCGCCCCGAAGGCCACGGGAAAAAGACCTACGGCAGCGGCGGCCCCGCGAAGCCAGGAGCAACTCATACCGGACGAGTGGGACACGAAGAAGAAGCACGGAGCCCATGTTGCCGGAAAATCGACGACAGAGAATGCTGCCACGGCGACGGCGGTGCCGGGAGTATCGGCCGACGCCGCCTCCGCGCATGGCGTTGCCGACGAGGAGGCGGCATCGGGTGCGAGGCCAGCCGAGGAGCTCAGCGCTAGCCAGGAGGAATATACGACGTCCGAGCACAAGCGTCGGTCGTCCGCGTCCGCGTCGAGTAACGTGGAGCAGCAAAGAGACGCTGCTTATCAGAAGCTCCATAAGCATGCCAGGGAAAGACCGGACGAGCTGAACAGCGAGGAAGAACCCTTCGTCAAGCCGGGCACGATGAGGCCcaagccaccaccgccaccacagcAAGTCGCCAAGGGAACG CCAGCGGCTCCAAGGGCCAACTTTGAAGAGGAAGTGCTGCGCACTGTAAAACAG GTGGAAAAGAAACCCTCGGGCCATTCGACGCCCATGAGCAAAACGTTTCCAGCCATGAGCGAGCAAGAATTTCTGAGCCGAGTTGGGTCCCATATCGTGGTGAGGCAGCAGGAGCCGGTCGTCCCCAAGGACCCCATCCGAGTCCTAGTGACGGCAGTGACGACCGAGCTATCGTACCGCATGCTTATTCCGATGGTGCGTGGCGACGTATTCGGTGGGGACCAGCCGATTGTGCTGCACCTGTATGATGAGAGCGAGAATATATCAGACCTGCACGGCATCGCCATGGAAATCGAGGACTGCTCGTTCGCACTGCTCAAGCAGGTAGTGTTCACCGGAGAAGACGAGGTGGCCTTCCTGAACGTCGACGTGGCCTTCCTGAATGACTCGGTGCCCGTGGATGGGGATCGAGCGTTATTCGAGAAGTGTGTGCAGACGTACGCCGGTCACGGCAAGGCACTCTCGGCGCACGCGAAGAAGACGGTGAAGGTGATCATCGCTGGTCACCCTATTCACACCAACACCTACGTCTGTACCCG GTATGCAAAAAACATTCCTTACGAAAACTTCACGGGTCTGGCTAGGCTCAACCACAACCGTGCTGTCACACTCTTGTCTCAGAGACTGGGCGTCATTCCTAACAAGATCGTCAACATGATCGTCTGGGGTCACCGTGGTGACATGCTCTTGCCAGACTACAGTCGAAGCGTTGTCATCAAGAAGGCGAAACGATATAAGATATCGGACCTAGTGAGCCGCGACTACCTGGACGAAGGACTGCCAGAGGATGTCAAGATTCGCGAGGACCTCGTACAGAAACTCACCAAGCATCCTGGCATCCTGTCTCGGGCCAAAGCTGCCTGCGACCAAATGCGGGACTGGTGGATTGGTCTGCCAGCGGGTCAGTTCGTTACCATGGCAGTGCTCAGCGACGGTCTCTACGGCGTCCCACCCGACCTTGTATTCTCGTACCCGGTGTTCATCGATAACTCTCGCTCGTGGAAAGTGGTACAGGGAATCTCTGTCAATGAAAATCTACGGAACTGCATCACCGAGTCGGCCAAGGACCTCGAGCGGGAACGAGACGAGGCTATGGAGATCTGCACAGAGCTCGCTCTGTGA